aattcattGGTCATAGCAGCTGTGGTCAAGAACAAGAggtttcattttcccttttactATCTTCTGGCCAACTTAGCTGCTGCAGACTTTTTTGCTGGAATTGCCTATGTCTTCTTGATGTTCAACACTGGCCCAGTGTCTAAGACATTAACTGTTAACCGCTGGTTTTTGCGTCAGGGTCTTCTGGACACCAGCCTGACAGCTTCCCTGGTGAATCTTCTCGTTATAGCTGTTGAGCGGCACATGTCGATAATGCGGATGAAGATCCACAGCAATCTTACAAAGAAGAGAGTCACCTTTTTGATTATATCTATTTGGGCCATTGCTATTTTCATGGGTGCTGTTCCTACCCTGGGTTGGAACTGCCTCTGTGACATTACTGCCTGCTCATCCCTGGCGCCTATTTACAGCAGAAGTTACCTGGTGTTCTGGAGTGTCTTAAACCTGGTTGTCTTCTTCATTATGGTGGTGGTTTACATAAGAATCTACATGTACGTCCAGAGGAAAACCAATGTCTTATCGTCGCACACTAGTGGATCCATTAGCCGTAGGAGAACCCCTGTGAAGCTTATGAAGACTGTCATGACTCTCTTAGGTAAGAGACTATAAAACATGGCATGCAAGGCTGGCAGTGCCAATGAAtgggtttgtggggtttatttgttttgttgtttggttgtttgggatttttttaagcaaatcaTACCCccctcaaacaaaaccaaaaaagccatCACCAAACTTCTAAGTGCTGGAGGCATTTAGACTTCTGTCTGCTCTAGATAGTGAGGCAACTGTTGCACCACACAGAAATAAGTAGAGGACTAGTCaatatgcagaagaaaagcatctctATTTCAGCTTGTTAAAAACACAAATTATCTACAGGTatgtttggggagggggaaaatacaaaatcattttGGAGGAAGGCTTGTGAATAATGTTCTATAATATCTGCCCAAGGTAATGAATCCTATGGCTGGATGTGGATAGTTTCCTTTGCACTTCTTCCTCCTGACTGTTTCCTAAATGTACTAACTTCCCCTTGAAACGCATCCTCCCTGAGGAAAGGAGCTGATGCCTGGTGGGTCTGTGACTTTGGCAGAGATTTGCTTTCCAATGGGAAATTCGTCTTCATTCTGTGAAGATTGCATGgtgcaaaatacttttaagtAATGATACAGTATGGCCTTGGATCTCTAGATCATAACACAAAATTTGGCTTGGATTCTGCCCTAGAGACACTGTTGATGTTTGGGCAGCTCAGATCACTGCGTCAGCTAGTTGTAACGTAGCTGCTAGTTAAATTAGAGATGCACAGAGAGGATGATTGGTCATTGGAACAAAGTACTAGCTGTAGCAGTCAATTTTCCCTGGGAAGACTTGAATCTGCATGAGGTGTTTTCTGGAAGCCGGGTTGCTGCAGCTCACTGTGGATGGAACTGGGGGGACACTGGGACACTTGTGAAGCTGGGCTCAGGTGGCGGGGAACTCTAAACCCGCAAATATGGCTTTAGAGAAAAGTGTCACTTTTTATGGAGGTAGGAGTTGCCAGGGTAGGAAATTGAGGCTGAGGACACTTCCCCTTGCGGTCTATGGCTGTTGCACAGTCTGGTATCTggttctctttcttcttctccccccGCCAAGAcattcctctccctccccttcccctcccccccccccaaaataacaGTGCTGTAGTACACACAACACCTTTGTCTACCaaagtgatattttaaaatgctttagaagCTGAGATCATTTCAATTTTACAGTGTCTGAccttggaaaagaaagtggACTGATGGTTGGAGTGAATACAAGGTTCTCACTTATACTCCTGTGTCTTCTGAAGTTGGTTTGTCCACTGTTAGAGCCTTTCCCTTCTAAAGTACTCCCCAGTTGTCCTTCACTTCCCCCCCTTGATTTTACGGCACCTGTAGAGAGGTGGTGATTGTTCTTATCCCCCGCTTGACTTGCAGGGGCAAGATTTGATCTGCTGCCCTGCCTGAAGCTCTTGTGCAGTGAAACTTAACCGATGACCTGGAAGGAGaaaatttctgtagaaaagcTCTGAATAGCTCCAAATAGGACCATGCCCTAATGCCTAAGCATTGAGTAGACTGTAGTTAACTGCTGCACTGGAAAGAGATAAAAACAAAAGTGCTTGAAAAAGCAGTTCGCTGAGCATTTCTATTGAAGACAGAACTGCAGGCTGCTTTCTGGGAAGCCACATGGGAATAAACCATCGTGCATAGCCTTGtctaatttataaatatatttatatagttaATATTACTTTGATTTTGAATAAGGCAAAGatggagggtgctgaggcaaTGCTGGAATAACACTGTTAGCTCTCAGTGCCACCCATGCATGTTTGCAGGTCGGAGCAGAGGTGGTCTGTGTGCTGGGGGACACCCAACTGGCTGATGCAGGAGTTGGAAGGACAGTGGTGGCTGCCGTTTGCTAATCCCTCACGGTCCTTCAGCCTGTAGCAGATCTTCAGTGCTCACCATGGCCATGCTGCTGTGTGGAAGTAAACCCCActttaaacttcattttcaacTTATCCTTTCTTTTATTAGGGAGAGGAGCCTTAGGACTACGAGTTGATTTAAAGATTAGCATTAGCTTTCTCTTACTCGCAGAATATGGCTTTTCAGATACCAGATTAAACTATAATTTGGGCAAGGCATTTAATGATTTAGTATGCTGGGCCAGACAAATTTAACTTAGAAAGCCTGAGTGCTACTTTAGGTATCATAATTCTGTATATTTACTTTGTCAGTCAGAAACAACACCAAAACAGAGCCTGCCTCCAAAGAAGTggactttgtgtgtgtgtgtcactgGATGCAAGATCTACCCCAGACTCCAGTGTCAGAGGAAGCATATCTTGGCATGTTCCTTCATATCAGTTCTCCCAGTTTTGACTCTGAGAGGCTTTTTATAAACGTTTATTTCTAGGaatgagaatttattttataaaacagtttGAAACATGCATTCCCAGCCAAGTCATTCAAGCACACTCTGCAAAATGTATTAGAAACCAAATAGCGTGTTTTCTGGACTTCCCCATTACCAAAGAAGTTACCAAGTGACCAAATTGATTCTTCCAAAATTCTGTTTACATCCACTGATGCAACAACCTCGAGCTATATGCACATGTGGATTTTTGCTCAAGGCAGTTATTTCTAATGGCTTGTtccaaaacatctgaaaatgctTTGGAGTACACGTCTGATACAGTCTCAATTAAAAGCAATTCCAAGATACTCTGTTGCTGGATGAAGCATAATGAGAACCAGAGTTCTTGTTAATGTGCTCTGTTGGTTTCATGGGAGGTTCAGGACAAACTCCTGCTGACAGGCTGCTCCTCCTGTCTGCCTCCACCTCTCTTCTTGGGGAGCCTGGGCCTGTGGCTGGCTGCCCCTCCAGCAAAGCGTCGCTGTCCTCTCTGGGTGTTCTCCTCCTGTGGTCCTACACTTAAGAATTGGGGGAATCTGGGTTTCCGTGTGACTTCATGGATACATGGTGGCTTTTTGGCCTTGGATGACACCTTCCAGTGACTGGGACTCAGGTTCCTGTCATCTACCTTTTTCTACCATAACCCCTAAAATGGCCCATCACAGGATAGGAATAAAGCTTTGCCTTTGGCGTGCTAAACCGTAGGAGGTTATCTGGTTGAAACTGAAAGATGAGAAACCTAGCAAAGGTGGCTAAAATCCTCTCAGGCTGACCTTGTGGCATAGTCCTAGCTAATCCTGTGACTATAGCTTTGAAGAAGGGTGGCTGCAGGTGTGCGGGTGTGTGATTTTTCAGATGGTCTGTATGTGGTAGCTCATCTGAATTTGGCAGTGAGATTCCTGCTGAAACAGCTGCTTTGGGGCAGatgattttcagtttcagtgAATTTATAGTTTAATTGGTAACTTACTGTTTTAACTCGGGTGCACATGTGGCAAAGGCAACTGGAAGCTACTgcactctttttcttctcagcgTTGGCATGCCCAGGGACAGCTTTGATGTGCAGAGTTTTATGACGTGGTGCTGCCAAAGCATCAGTAGTGCTTCCAGGTACACAGGAATTCACTTTCAATCAGAGATAATGTAGCCTACAAGAGAATACGTATTTTAAATCTAATGGGAAATCCTTAGACTAACCTTGAGTCATTGTTAACACCTGATCTCCTATAATCTGGTGGGAAGACTCGGAACTGTTCTGATCCATGTTGCAGCCAGGCTATAGTTCATGTCACTTCTGTGAATTTTAGAGAGCCCCCGCAATTAAACTCTTTTTGGAGTGTTGCACTTTGTCAGAGAGAGGAATTCCTATGGAATACAATGTctgcaaacaagaaaatcaaCGAAGGGCCAAGACAAAGGTATTTAGACTTAACCATGGTTCCCTCTGGAAGATCTGTggtaaaaatagcaaaatctgAGCAAGGCTGTGAGTCTGAGCCATGCCTCGCTTTCATCTCTGCGGTGCTAAGAGCAGGGTGTGAATCGCTTGTGTTGTCTccatacacagaaaaatatatttttgatgGAGTCAAAGCAACACCCCATGTTAACAGGAGAAAGTAATTAACATCATTAGTCAGTAACTTCGATGCAGTCACTGTGTTGCCTCCTGTTCTTGTCTTCAGTCATGGGGTGGGGGAAATGTGCAGATATTTGTCTGCAGGTGTCTTTTATCTTCCCttatttttgtcactgaaaCGTTTTAGGGTTTTGCCTGTATAGATAGACAGGGATATATCCTAGGAGTTCACGGACTAATCCCCCTGCAATCCTGGGGTTTTATTTGAAGGAGagatttctgtgtcttttgTTAAATGTGGCTTTGGGGTCTATTTCCTGCTGACTTCCATGAAAGCAGGGTTGGATGTTGCACCCTTTGTGGAATAAGTGgtcaaaatgctttcagtgcttGTTCTAAGGAGGGTTTGTTACCATCTTAATTTCTGCATGGAGCTGGTGTGTTGGCGACTTTGCCAGTGACCCTTGGTGGCTAGCAAAAGCACCCTGTCCAAATATTTACCGAGACACTCAACTATTGTTATATGGTTGTCTGGGTGGTCTGGGTGGTCTTGGTGAACCCCAGGGCAATAAATCAGTACAGTGTTTTCTGCATTGTAGACTATAAGAGAGAGTTGGTGTCACAACTGCTGGAGCCAAACCAGTATGTAGTATAGAGACTGAGCAGAGAAAACAAGTGTTGTGGTAGCAGCTTGCAGCTCCTGATGCCAGTGGGCAAAGGAGGAATGTTACTGATGTTAACCAGTGTCTCAAAACTAACACCATGAAAGTAGTACTTAGCATCACAAAAATCCTGGTACAGCAGAgtagaaaatgcagtttctgaagAAGGTGGTCTCTTGCCTTTCTGTTCTGTAAAATACTGCCTGGAAAATACTAAATAAGTGGGTTGAATTTTGTTTGGACCCCAGGAGCATAGATTTGCAGCAAGATCTGTGGTACTTTGTCCTGGATACATTTTTCAGCAATCCTAATGCTTACTAAATCACATGAATTCACTTTATGTACCATTATGGCTTGCCCATCAGAATGGCACAGTCTCCATTAAAACCCTCGATGGGGAGAAGCGTCCAGTGCTGCCGAAACCAGCCTGTATGCACAGCATGGCTGATGGGATGCCTGAGGTGCTGCCAAGTCCTGGCTCTGGTGCTGCCTGGGTCCCACTGCTTGCTTGCACAGCTCAGCTATGGGAAAACCAGCAGCTTCAAAACAAGCGAGCTGGACTTGCTTTCCCTACAAACATTGTTGAACAGATACCAACACTCCCAGGAGAGCTTTTTAGCATGTAGCTGCCATCATCCTTatttgtttgattattttttctaagcCCCAAAAAGGGGAAACTCTGCTGTTATAAATGATTGGAATTTCCTCAGTACGTTGTTCAAACTGTGACTGTTGTGCAGAGttgtaattttctatttcagtatGTCAGACAGCAATTGTGGCTTGTGCTAAGTTAGTATTATCATGCACGTGGCTACTCCTTCCTTTGGCTTAAGGCAAGGGCTGACAGGctgtggtgctggaggagaCAGGAGGGCAGATGGGGCAGCTCAGGGTCCCTCCCAAGCTTGTGCCCAAGGGCTGCCTTTGGTTGCCAtgttccccctccccaccaaTGCTGCCCACATACCTGCCTTCATGATGGGGATGTGCGGTAAGATGGAAAGATGCAAATGCAATATTGAACTTCATGTTATCTTCACTGTAAGATCTCTCTCCCTTATTCCCTCTTTCTGGTGGGAGATGAGTGCGTTGTCCTACTTTGtgtctttcagcttttattaTCACCATATGTCTCACTTCTTCCTCACAGGTGCTGTTGTCATTCCTGCCCAGCGGTTGAAACACAGGGAGAACTCTGTTGCTCTTAGGCTTGTCCTAAGAGTTTCTTGCTACACTACAAAGTTTTCTTGTTCCCCCATCACTACACTCCTACTTCCTCAtccttttttgtctgttttcttttttattctgttctttgcttcatttctttgcCCTCACTGTTACATC
This genomic window from Strigops habroptila isolate Jane chromosome 8, bStrHab1.2.pri, whole genome shotgun sequence contains:
- the LPAR3 gene encoding lysophosphatidic acid receptor 3, whose translation is MNECYYDKRMDFFYNKTNTDTVDEWTGPQLVVVLCFGTFFCLFIFISNSLVIAAVVKNKRFHFPFYYLLANLAAADFFAGIAYVFLMFNTGPVSKTLTVNRWFLRQGLLDTSLTASLVNLLVIAVERHMSIMRMKIHSNLTKKRVTFLIISIWAIAIFMGAVPTLGWNCLCDITACSSLAPIYSRSYLVFWSVLNLVVFFIMVVVYIRIYMYVQRKTNVLSSHTSGSISRRRTPVKLMKTVMTLLGAFVVCWTPGLVVLLLDGLNCTYCGIQNVKRWFLLLALLNSVMNPIIYSYKDDEMWGTMKKMICCSSEDKSQDRRSSRIPSAVLCRSTDTSGHYIEDGIIQGTICGKGDLADKGNS